In the genome of Cupriavidus malaysiensis, one region contains:
- a CDS encoding NAD(P)/FAD-dependent oxidoreductase, whose amino-acid sequence MDAIATRLILPEGCSTAPQRPYDPAYDPLVAPNPGEGREYAPTYWIGTAGEPPPDDGPITQDVDVDVAIIGSGFTGLTCAIFLAQEYGIKATVLEANRVSWGCSTRNGGQAQCASGRLKRSQWIERYGLETALRLHREVCDGMQTFKDLIRDIECDPQPGGHLYVAHRPQVMPGLEKEAKVLREVFHYDARILDADTVRREYVDDKETAGAMHEPEGIGIHAGKLAFGYLRRARALGATVHPASPVQGWTTRGGVHYLRTPGGTVRARAVAVATGGYTSPTLHPQLKNRLFPILSNSIVTRPLTAAEIEACNFRTRQVITDTRILRHYYRLMPDGRLQIGSRSAISGNDAPQKKYEQKLIQDMVRKFPALAGIALDYSWWGWVDVSHDMMPRIFQPDPAQSIYYAMGYGGNGVMYSAQAGKRMAALVAGKGKELDLPIFGSALPFPNVREMVEAQAFAPFRRLGQWFLYRWYHLKDDVL is encoded by the coding sequence ATGGACGCCATCGCCACCCGGCTGATCCTGCCCGAGGGATGCAGCACCGCGCCCCAGCGGCCCTACGATCCCGCCTACGATCCGCTGGTCGCGCCCAACCCGGGCGAAGGCCGCGAGTACGCGCCGACCTACTGGATCGGCACCGCCGGCGAACCGCCGCCGGACGACGGCCCGATCACGCAGGACGTGGACGTCGACGTGGCCATCATCGGCTCGGGCTTCACCGGGCTGACCTGCGCCATCTTCCTGGCCCAGGAGTACGGCATCAAGGCCACGGTGCTGGAAGCCAACCGCGTCAGCTGGGGCTGCAGCACCCGCAACGGCGGCCAGGCCCAGTGCGCCTCGGGACGCCTCAAGCGCTCGCAGTGGATCGAGCGCTACGGCCTGGAGACGGCGCTGCGCCTGCACCGCGAGGTGTGCGACGGCATGCAGACCTTCAAGGACCTGATCCGCGACATCGAGTGCGACCCGCAGCCCGGCGGCCACCTGTACGTCGCGCACCGGCCCCAGGTGATGCCGGGACTGGAGAAGGAGGCCAAGGTGCTGCGCGAGGTCTTCCACTACGACGCGCGCATCCTCGATGCCGACACGGTGCGGCGCGAGTACGTGGACGACAAGGAAACGGCCGGCGCGATGCACGAGCCGGAAGGCATCGGCATACACGCCGGCAAGCTGGCCTTCGGCTACCTGCGCCGCGCGCGCGCGCTGGGCGCCACCGTGCACCCCGCCAGCCCGGTGCAGGGCTGGACCACGCGCGGCGGCGTGCACTACCTGCGCACCCCGGGCGGCACCGTGCGCGCCCGCGCGGTGGCGGTGGCGACCGGCGGCTACACCTCGCCCACGCTGCACCCGCAACTGAAGAACCGGCTCTTCCCCATCCTCTCCAATTCCATCGTCACGCGCCCGCTGACGGCGGCGGAGATCGAGGCCTGCAACTTCCGCACGCGCCAGGTCATCACCGATACCCGCATCCTGCGCCACTACTACCGGCTGATGCCGGACGGACGCCTGCAGATCGGCAGCCGCAGCGCCATCAGCGGCAATGATGCGCCGCAGAAGAAGTACGAGCAGAAGCTGATCCAGGACATGGTGCGCAAGTTTCCCGCGCTGGCGGGCATTGCGCTCGACTACTCCTGGTGGGGCTGGGTCGACGTCAGTCACGACATGATGCCGCGCATCTTCCAGCCGGACCCGGCGCAGAGCATCTACTATGCAATGGGCTATGGCGGCAACGGCGTGATGTATTCCGCCCAGGCGGGCAAGCGCATGGCGGCGCTGGTGGCGGGCAAGGGCAAGGAGCTGGACCTGCCCATCTTCGGCAGCGCGCTGCCTTTCCCCAATGTGCGCGAGATGGTGGAAGCGCAGGCCTTTGCGCCGTTCCGGCGCCTGGGACAGTGGTTCCTGTACCGCTGGTACC
- a CDS encoding nuclear transport factor 2 family protein, translated as MSDTQVTVATLQAFNDAWNRHDIDALMAFMADDCEFHAVAGPELTGRAFRGRAAVREGFLLAWQTFPDAAWVDGEHFVSGQRGVSESTFRGTRADGTRIEARMVDVFTFRDGRIAVKNAYRKDRPPVAAPAAN; from the coding sequence ATGAGCGACACGCAGGTCACCGTGGCCACGCTGCAGGCCTTCAACGACGCCTGGAACCGGCACGACATCGACGCGCTGATGGCCTTCATGGCCGACGACTGCGAATTCCACGCGGTGGCCGGCCCCGAACTGACCGGGCGCGCCTTCCGCGGCCGCGCGGCGGTGCGCGAGGGCTTCCTGCTGGCCTGGCAGACCTTCCCCGACGCGGCCTGGGTCGACGGCGAGCACTTCGTCAGCGGCCAGCGCGGCGTCAGCGAATCCACCTTCCGCGGCACGCGCGCCGACGGCACCCGCATCGAGGCGCGCATGGTCGATGTGTTCACCTTCCGCGACGGCCGCATCGCGGTGAAGAACGCCTACCGCAAGGACCGCCCGCCGGTGGCCGCGCCCGCAGCCAACTAA